In the genome of Mycoplasma seminis, one region contains:
- a CDS encoding ribose-phosphate pyrophosphokinase, with amino-acid sequence MNKKETVIFGMHNAQKLAEKVSELVGIPLSPINRTVYADGEVMIGAADTVRDKDVFIIASTSRPVNDNLVELLLFIDSLKRASARSINVCLSYYGYARQDRKVSGRQPIGAKLVADLLQKAGATKLTCVDLHNPSIQGFFDIPVDDLRGQYPLALALKELNTSFTVVSPDHGGTVRARKLAELIANTVKICIIDKRRTGVNQTEVMGIIGNIKGQNAVIVDDIIDTGGTIIKAADTLKENGAERIIVMATHGIFTKGFEVFENNPNIEKVIVTDSIDNHELLDKYSKLQIVSLGDFLGRVINATLEGSSITSVYQQMKEEINNYGNK; translated from the coding sequence ATGAACAAAAAAGAAACAGTTATTTTTGGAATGCATAATGCACAAAAATTAGCAGAAAAAGTATCTGAATTAGTGGGAATTCCACTTTCACCAATTAATCGAACAGTATATGCTGATGGTGAAGTTATGATTGGGGCAGCTGATACTGTTAGAGATAAAGATGTTTTTATCATTGCAAGTACATCACGTCCTGTTAATGATAATTTAGTAGAATTACTACTTTTTATCGATTCACTTAAGAGAGCAAGCGCTAGAAGTATTAATGTATGTTTAAGCTACTACGGATATGCTAGACAAGATAGAAAAGTTAGCGGTAGACAACCAATTGGAGCAAAACTTGTTGCTGACTTACTGCAAAAAGCTGGCGCAACTAAACTTACTTGTGTTGACTTACACAACCCATCAATTCAAGGATTTTTCGATATTCCGGTTGATGATTTAAGAGGTCAATATCCCCTTGCTCTTGCACTTAAAGAGCTTAATACATCATTTACAGTAGTTTCTCCAGACCACGGTGGAACTGTTAGAGCTAGAAAACTAGCTGAATTAATTGCGAACACAGTTAAAATTTGTATTATTGATAAACGTCGTACCGGAGTTAATCAAACTGAAGTTATGGGTATTATTGGTAATATCAAAGGTCAAAATGCAGTTATTGTAGATGATATCATTGACACTGGTGGAACAATAATTAAAGCAGCTGACACATTAAAAGAAAATGGAGCTGAAAGAATTATTGTTATGGCTACACACGGAATTTTCACTAAAGGATTTGAAGTATTTGAGAATAATCCAAATATTGAAAAAGTTATTGTTACAGATAGTATTGATAATCACGAGTTATTAGATAAATATTCAAAATTACAAATCGTTTCACTTGGTGATTTCTTAGGTAGAGTTATAAATGCTACACTTGAAGGAAGCTCAATTACTAGCGTTTATCAACAAATGAAAGAAGAAATTAATAACTATGGAAATAAGTAA
- the rsmG gene encoding 16S rRNA (guanine(527)-N(7))-methyltransferase RsmG encodes MEISKKQIVADMCKQNNWDFSLFEKYVNLIEEKNKVMNLTGFSGERLWEEGILESLEFMLQITQGLSNGSILDIGAGAGFPSIPYVLTKPNNKVTIYEPIQKRVNFLNEVINALNLQEYVTVYTLRAEDIKEKNIFDIVTARAVADVRSLLMAAFHLVKVNGKMILMKSNKVYDELETAKSILAKLDYELELIPFNKEEINRNNIILSITKKRSTPPQFPYLWKDIKKA; translated from the coding sequence ATGGAAATAAGTAAGAAACAAATAGTTGCAGATATGTGCAAACAAAATAATTGAGATTTCTCATTATTTGAAAAATATGTTAATTTAATTGAAGAAAAAAATAAAGTAATGAATTTAACTGGATTTTCAGGAGAGCGACTTTGAGAAGAAGGTATACTTGAATCTCTTGAGTTTATGTTACAAATAACCCAAGGGTTAAGCAATGGAAGTATTCTTGATATCGGAGCAGGAGCTGGTTTTCCATCAATCCCTTATGTTTTAACAAAACCAAATAATAAAGTTACCATTTATGAGCCAATTCAAAAAAGAGTTAATTTTCTAAACGAAGTAATTAATGCTTTGAACTTGCAAGAATATGTTACTGTTTATACATTAAGAGCAGAAGATATCAAAGAAAAAAACATTTTTGATATAGTAACAGCTCGGGCAGTAGCTGATGTTAGAAGTTTACTGATGGCTGCATTTCATTTAGTTAAAGTTAATGGAAAAATGATTCTTATGAAAAGTAACAAAGTTTATGATGAATTAGAAACCGCAAAGTCTATTTTAGCTAAACTTGATTATGAATTAGAGCTTATTCCATTTAATAAAGAAGAAATTAATCGTAATAATATAATTCTATCTATTACTAAAAAACGTTCAACACCACCACAATTTCCATACTTATGGAAAGATATTAAAAAAGCATAG
- a CDS encoding IS1634 family transposase — MYFESFSRLGLRHSGYSKDGKFKEDQVVVGMATDENGIPIHIETFKGNTADSKTFIPFVLEMSKIYEIKNVTIIADKGMSTSSNIRF, encoded by the coding sequence ATGTATTTTGAAAGTTTTTCACGTTTAGGTCTTAGACATAGTGGTTATTCAAAAGATGGAAAATTTAAAGAGGACCAAGTTGTTGTTGGTATGGCTACAGATGAAAATGGTATTCCTATTCATATCGAAACCTTTAAAGGAAATACTGCAGATTCCAAAACTTTCATTCCTTTTGTATTAGAAATGAGCAAAATTTATGAAATAAAAAATGTAACAATAATTGCCGATAAAGGTATGTCTACATCAAGTAACATAAGATTTTAG
- a CDS encoding IS1634 family transposase: MKNKNGLVETGKLTGGKKYKFFKKVGKAFYELDYKKVQEDSQFDGYYIYETSRMDLTSEEIVEIYAKQWQIEENFRTMKSSLQVRPMYVWTDKHIEAHILLCFMSLVIMKFETVKKFV, from the coding sequence TTGAAAAACAAAAATGGATTAGTTGAAACCGGTAAATTAACTGGCGGAAAGAAATACAAATTCTTCAAAAAAGTAGGTAAAGCTTTTTATGAATTAGACTATAAAAAGGTTCAAGAAGATAGTCAATTTGACGGTTATTATATTTATGAAACTTCGAGAATGGATTTAACGTCTGAAGAAATTGTTGAAATTTATGCAAAACAATGACAAATTGAAGAAAACTTCAGAACAATGAAATCATCATTACAAGTTAGACCTATGTATGTTTGAACAGATAAACATATTGAAGCACATATTTTATTATGTTTTATGTCTCTTGTTATCATGAAATTTGAGACTGTAAAAAAGTTTGTGTAA
- a CDS encoding DnaJ C-terminal domain-containing protein: MSKKDYYEVLGVSKTATEKEIKTAYRKLAMQYHPDKLKDGTSDEKMKELNEAYSILSDPEKRKIYDQYGADAANGKGYAGAGAGGFGAGFQGQGFSADFQDIFENIFGGFGRKRGGYAGSSKQRGDDYKSILRVSFMDAMQGTTIKQKLDKWELCLHCGGSGAESASDISSCPDCEGKGYTTRVVEGFFGQQMSQQACRRCDATGKIIKNKCSNCRGEKYIKVQKTVSIKVPEGANTGLTLKVAGYGGPGRNGGEPGDMYIQIQVDDHPYFIRDGYDIELNFPVSFIDIMLENNVKVPTPWGDVSIKLKKTYTDNKVIKIPHKGVIYKGIQGDLRLHLRVVIPDLDRKDKKVLTEVLANIKDDSNEKFVNKVNMSK; encoded by the coding sequence ATGAGTAAAAAAGACTATTATGAAGTTTTAGGAGTGTCTAAAACAGCGACAGAAAAAGAAATTAAAACAGCTTACAGAAAACTTGCTATGCAATACCACCCTGATAAATTAAAAGATGGTACAAGCGATGAAAAAATGAAAGAATTAAACGAAGCTTATTCAATTCTTTCAGATCCTGAAAAAAGAAAAATTTATGACCAATATGGTGCTGATGCAGCTAATGGAAAAGGATATGCTGGAGCGGGAGCTGGTGGTTTTGGTGCAGGATTCCAAGGTCAAGGATTTTCAGCAGATTTCCAAGATATTTTTGAAAATATTTTTGGTGGATTTGGTAGAAAACGTGGCGGATACGCAGGTAGCAGTAAACAAAGAGGTGATGATTATAAATCAATCCTTAGAGTTTCATTTATGGATGCTATGCAAGGGACTACAATTAAGCAAAAATTAGATAAATGAGAACTTTGTTTACATTGTGGTGGTAGCGGCGCTGAAAGTGCTAGTGATATAAGTTCATGTCCTGATTGTGAAGGAAAAGGATATACCACAAGAGTTGTTGAAGGATTCTTTGGTCAACAAATGAGCCAACAAGCATGTCGTAGATGTGATGCAACGGGTAAAATAATTAAAAATAAATGTTCAAACTGTCGTGGTGAAAAATATATTAAAGTACAAAAAACAGTTTCAATTAAAGTACCAGAAGGTGCTAATACAGGTTTAACACTTAAAGTCGCTGGATACGGAGGACCGGGTAGAAATGGTGGAGAACCTGGTGACATGTATATTCAAATCCAAGTGGATGATCATCCATACTTTATTAGAGATGGATATGATATTGAACTTAATTTCCCAGTATCATTCATTGATATTATGCTAGAAAATAATGTTAAAGTCCCAACTCCTTGAGGTGATGTATCAATTAAGCTTAAGAAAACATACACAGATAATAAAGTTATTAAAATCCCACACAAAGGTGTGATTTACAAAGGAATTCAAGGAGATTTAAGATTACATCTTAGAGTTGTGATTCCTGATTTAGATAGAAAAGATAAAAAAGTATTAACTGAAGTACTTGCGAATATTAAAGATGATTCAAATGAAAAATTCGTGAATAAAGTTAATATGTCAAAATAG
- a CDS encoding ABC transporter ATP-binding protein, which yields MEEKYIIEIEHLNKSFKKQKALNDLSFKVKKGELFGFLGLNGAGKTTTLSIILGIIKKDSGTIKVEGVDLDSHQGKNIKNKIGIVFQESILDAKLSVYDNLMSRAAMYAKYIKDKTTQQLVDDVVADFELQDLLNKPYGSLSGGQRRRVDIARALVHKPEILFLDEPTTGLDPTSRKLVWKTLRRIQREKDLTILLTTHYMEEANNCNFAIIIQKGQKLAEGSPSDLKNAYSHAKLYVHQEPNSVLEDLFSSHNAKYKYADRKYTVKFKTYDQARDFVLKFGSILKDFELAKGNMDDVFLNVTNTQGGE from the coding sequence ATGGAAGAAAAATATATTATAGAAATAGAACATTTAAATAAATCCTTTAAGAAACAAAAAGCTTTAAATGACTTATCTTTTAAAGTTAAAAAAGGTGAGCTATTTGGTTTTTTAGGACTTAATGGTGCGGGTAAAACTACTACATTAAGCATTATTTTAGGCATTATTAAAAAAGATAGTGGAACAATTAAAGTAGAAGGAGTGGATTTAGATTCGCATCAAGGTAAAAATATTAAAAATAAAATCGGAATTGTTTTCCAAGAATCAATTTTAGATGCAAAACTTAGTGTATATGATAATTTAATGTCTCGTGCCGCAATGTATGCTAAATACATTAAGGATAAAACTACTCAACAACTAGTTGATGATGTAGTCGCTGATTTTGAATTACAAGATTTATTGAATAAACCTTATGGTTCGCTTTCTGGTGGACAAAGAAGAAGGGTAGATATAGCTAGAGCCCTTGTACATAAGCCTGAAATTTTATTTTTAGATGAACCTACTACTGGACTTGATCCCACTTCTCGTAAATTGGTTTGAAAAACTTTAAGAAGAATTCAAAGAGAAAAAGACCTTACAATACTGCTTACAACACACTATATGGAAGAGGCTAATAATTGTAATTTTGCAATAATAATTCAAAAAGGGCAAAAACTTGCTGAAGGTTCACCAAGTGATTTAAAAAATGCTTACTCACATGCAAAATTATATGTTCACCAAGAACCAAATTCAGTATTAGAAGATCTTTTCAGTTCGCATAATGCTAAATATAAATATGCTGACCGTAAATATACAGTTAAATTTAAAACCTATGATCAAGCTAGAGATTTTGTTTTAAAATTCGGTTCAATTTTAAAAGATTTTGAATTAGCTAAAGGAAATATGGATGATGTATTCCTTAATGTAACCAATACGCAAGGAGGTGAATAA
- a CDS encoding ABC transporter permease, whose product MYQLHWLVKRNMKLFFKDPKKIIMTFFSPIITIVIFILFGRYLFASQLGKAPIPDLVKSQFADGSLLVGLLGLTSLTNAISLSVFMVQDAEKKIFNDLAITPIKPSIIRFSYLLVNILLNIIISVVMYLIVIIYMAANGTLGVMSVATGFIILGIILLGCVFNSALFSFIFSFLKSISAFSALSGALSSVSGFLIGAFIPLTILPAWLSAFSTVLPSTEVVSLLRYYIFSQNEVFASFPQSYDITLANYSVQPWVGFVYVGGFTILSLILAYVFTYNAKRQRN is encoded by the coding sequence ATGTATCAATTACATTGACTTGTGAAAAGAAACATGAAGCTTTTCTTTAAAGATCCAAAAAAGATTATTATGACCTTCTTTTCACCAATTATAACTATTGTAATTTTTATCCTATTTGGTAGATATTTATTCGCTAGCCAACTAGGAAAAGCACCAATTCCTGATTTAGTTAAAAGTCAATTTGCTGACGGAAGCTTGCTAGTAGGGTTGCTTGGATTAACTTCCTTAACTAATGCAATTTCTCTTTCAGTTTTTATGGTGCAAGATGCTGAGAAAAAGATCTTTAATGATTTAGCAATTACACCAATTAAGCCTTCGATTATTCGCTTTAGTTACTTACTAGTTAATATTCTACTTAATATCATAATTTCAGTTGTAATGTATTTAATTGTTATTATTTATATGGCTGCTAATGGTACACTTGGAGTTATGAGTGTAGCTACTGGATTTATTATTTTAGGAATAATACTTTTAGGTTGTGTATTTAATTCAGCATTATTTAGTTTTATTTTTAGCTTCCTTAAAAGTATTTCAGCTTTCTCAGCACTTTCAGGGGCTCTTTCATCAGTATCAGGATTCTTAATTGGAGCATTTATTCCGCTTACAATACTTCCTGCATGATTAAGTGCTTTTTCAACTGTGCTACCATCAACTGAAGTAGTTTCATTACTTAGATATTACATTTTTTCACAAAACGAAGTATTTGCTTCATTCCCACAAAGTTATGACATTACATTAGCTAATTACTCAGTTCAACCTTGAGTCGGATTTGTTTATGTAGGTGGATTTACAATCCTTTCACTTATACTTGCATATGTATTTACATATAATGCTAAAAGACAAAGAAATTAA
- a CDS encoding aldehyde dehydrogenase family protein translates to MNAKEIKITLKKLKNEIFTRKNEIYAALEIDLNKSVNETEITEILPVINEINSYLKHIKKWSKPKRRRTPWSLRPGKSYIYHKPYGTVFILSTWNYPFNLSLIPLIDAFAAGNNVILKLSDRAQASRDVIEKIIKNVFTKQQVLLMKGDIEETNRIIQQEADFVFFTGSNKVGNEIYKKAAEKMIPCVLELGGKNPAIITKSANIKLAVWDNIFVKIMNMGQTCLATDHIYIDASVKGQFELEFNKALNQIHHMLTNNDLQLAKMIDKYAEQRIINFQELEELETSYLDKILLLEPSRDSKIMQEEIFGPLLPIIPYDNLETLAEKLSQNNAPLAIYLFSNNKADFNLLQEKLDAGTIVYNSTSKFIYNNQLPFGGVKHSGIGRYHGKAGFKTFTYQQAVYKASKVQLISPKAMTKIMLSKNQHWIVKLLNWVKK, encoded by the coding sequence ATGAATGCAAAAGAAATAAAAATAACATTAAAAAAGCTTAAAAATGAAATTTTTACCCGCAAGAATGAAATTTATGCTGCTTTAGAGATCGATTTAAATAAATCAGTTAATGAAACTGAAATTACTGAAATTTTACCTGTAATTAATGAAATCAATTCATATTTAAAACATATTAAAAAATGAAGTAAACCTAAAAGAAGACGTACACCATGGTCACTTCGTCCTGGTAAGTCTTATATTTATCATAAACCTTATGGAACAGTGTTTATTTTATCAACTTGAAATTATCCATTTAATTTATCTCTTATTCCGTTAATAGACGCTTTTGCTGCTGGAAATAATGTAATTTTAAAATTATCTGATCGGGCACAAGCTTCTAGAGATGTAATTGAAAAGATTATTAAAAACGTTTTTACTAAGCAACAAGTTTTATTAATGAAAGGCGATATAGAAGAAACTAACAGAATCATTCAACAAGAAGCTGATTTTGTCTTTTTCACCGGTTCAAATAAAGTTGGAAATGAAATTTATAAAAAAGCTGCTGAAAAAATGATTCCTTGTGTACTTGAATTAGGTGGAAAAAACCCAGCAATTATTACTAAAAGTGCAAATATTAAATTAGCAGTTTGAGATAATATTTTTGTCAAAATTATGAATATGGGTCAAACTTGTTTAGCTACTGATCATATTTATATTGATGCAAGTGTTAAAGGCCAATTTGAGCTTGAGTTTAATAAAGCATTAAATCAAATTCATCACATGCTAACTAATAATGATTTACAACTAGCAAAAATGATTGATAAGTATGCTGAACAAAGAATAATTAATTTTCAAGAATTAGAAGAGCTTGAAACTTCATATCTGGATAAAATACTTTTACTTGAACCTTCAAGAGATTCCAAAATAATGCAAGAGGAAATTTTTGGACCACTATTACCAATTATTCCTTATGATAATTTAGAAACTTTAGCTGAAAAATTAAGCCAAAATAATGCACCATTAGCGATTTATTTATTTTCAAATAATAAGGCTGATTTCAACTTGCTGCAAGAAAAATTAGATGCTGGAACAATAGTTTATAATTCAACTTCTAAATTCATTTATAACAATCAATTACCATTTGGCGGTGTAAAACACAGTGGAATTGGTCGTTACCATGGTAAGGCTGGATTTAAAACATTTACTTATCAACAAGCGGTTTATAAAGCTTCAAAAGTTCAATTAATTTCTCCTAAAGCAATGACAAAAATAATGCTTTCAAAAAATCAGCACTGAATTGTTAAACTATTAAATTGAGTTAAAAAGTAG
- the rpsO gene encoding 30S ribosomal protein S15, producing the protein MVSKERKAELTKQFGKNAKDTGNTSVQIAILTEDIESLKPHFLKNPKDNHSKRGFLAKIAQRKVLLKHLRENDFEEYSKVIEALNIRK; encoded by the coding sequence ATGGTTTCAAAAGAAAGAAAAGCTGAATTAACAAAACAATTCGGTAAAAACGCTAAAGATACAGGGAACACATCTGTTCAAATCGCAATTTTAACAGAAGATATTGAGTCATTAAAACCTCACTTCTTAAAAAACCCTAAAGACAACCACTCAAAAAGAGGTTTCTTAGCTAAAATCGCTCAACGTAAAGTGTTATTAAAACACTTAAGAGAAAACGACTTTGAAGAATACAGCAAAGTTATTGAAGCTCTTAACATCCGTAAATAA
- a CDS encoding TIGR01906 family membrane protein: MKTKIFRISTKVILVIALALLILSASIYFTTISRWLYYIEFPKYHLDELWFKNAGPDGTYGHLDNKQIAQIYANVMDFLQNQTDTFNISPVTYTKAGLLHFEDVRKLFNICLGIFIASLVVSVLLIIWGKWRYKKNFSIISLGAYASIALLVVFVIILIIAACDFDEAFNNFHKIFFPGKDNWIFDPDQDEIIKLLPQEVFKNYAIMIFVLLATFTFGFIIAYIIQVSSRHKRNKKPQIQSDKEFVIKIS; this comes from the coding sequence GTGAAAACAAAAATTTTTAGAATAAGTACTAAGGTTATTTTAGTTATAGCTTTAGCTTTGCTGATTTTATCTGCATCAATTTATTTCACTACTATATCTAGATGACTTTATTACATAGAATTTCCTAAATACCACCTAGATGAGTTATGATTTAAAAATGCAGGACCAGATGGAACGTATGGTCATTTAGACAATAAACAAATCGCACAAATTTATGCAAATGTAATGGATTTTTTACAAAATCAAACTGATACATTTAATATTTCTCCAGTCACATATACAAAAGCTGGATTGCTGCATTTCGAAGATGTTAGAAAATTATTTAATATCTGTTTAGGTATTTTTATTGCTTCGTTAGTTGTTAGCGTTCTATTAATTATTTGAGGAAAATGAAGATATAAAAAAAATTTTTCAATAATATCTTTAGGCGCTTATGCTTCAATTGCATTACTAGTTGTTTTTGTAATTATTTTAATAATTGCAGCTTGTGATTTTGATGAAGCATTTAATAATTTCCATAAAATATTTTTCCCAGGTAAAGATAATTGAATTTTTGATCCTGATCAAGATGAAATTATTAAATTACTGCCTCAAGAAGTATTTAAAAATTATGCAATTATGATTTTTGTATTACTTGCAACTTTTACATTTGGATTCATTATTGCTTACATTATTCAAGTTAGTTCAAGACATAAAAGAAACAAAAAACCCCAAATACAAAGTGACAAAGAATTTGTAATTAAAATAAGTTAA
- a CDS encoding FAD synthase, whose amino-acid sequence MNDLIIYNLGEFTPQDTDNFILGSFESFHLGHYQLFKQAQANGGRIILVCFNAEKGMPKFKDTIFMDNYAKYEQLARLPFDAIIQLEFDKISHYEGLEFLQALAQGKYVNFIAGEDFKFGFQGAWKLEDFATEEFNNTFNIQVIPLLKDLNVKISTSKLKESLEFGHLDFVNSLIVYDYAFSGIVDGNKININPKLAKIHSGLYASLFHIDEFVYYGILHINKKHERMIHLFGYEINEQFNNHRVVVEIKKQVRIITSNFDDSILEKDIIRAKNALI is encoded by the coding sequence ATGAATGATTTAATTATTTATAATTTAGGAGAATTTACTCCACAAGATACTGATAACTTTATTTTAGGTTCATTTGAATCATTTCACTTAGGACATTATCAATTATTTAAACAAGCACAAGCTAATGGTGGAAGAATTATTTTAGTTTGTTTCAATGCTGAAAAAGGGATGCCTAAATTCAAAGATACTATTTTCATGGATAATTATGCTAAATACGAACAATTAGCTCGTTTACCTTTTGATGCAATTATTCAATTAGAGTTTGATAAGATATCACATTATGAAGGCTTAGAATTTCTCCAAGCCTTAGCGCAAGGCAAATATGTAAATTTTATTGCTGGAGAGGACTTTAAATTTGGTTTTCAAGGTGCTTGAAAATTAGAGGATTTTGCAACTGAAGAATTTAATAATACATTTAATATTCAAGTAATCCCGTTACTTAAAGATTTAAATGTTAAGATTTCTACTTCTAAATTAAAGGAGTCTTTGGAATTTGGACACTTAGATTTCGTTAATTCATTAATTGTTTATGATTATGCATTCTCTGGTATTGTAGATGGAAATAAAATTAATATAAATCCTAAACTAGCAAAAATACATTCAGGACTATATGCAAGCTTATTTCATATTGATGAATTTGTTTATTATGGAATATTACACATTAATAAAAAACATGAAAGAATGATTCATTTATTTGGATATGAAATTAATGAACAATTTAATAATCATCGTGTAGTTGTAGAAATAAAAAAACAAGTAAGAATAATTACTTCTAATTTTGATGACTCAATCTTGGAAAAAGATATAATTCGTGCTAAAAATGCCTTAATTTAA
- a CDS encoding YcsE-related riboflavin metabolism phosphatase: MKQLKDLIKIAAFDVDGTILPNGTTQFSTNTRKIFPLLKMNGITTVISSAREFATIGDFLDQLAPVDYFIGANGAFIFDNNKKEFVYKNTLKRDEVIKVYNAFKDKVAAFAVTDFDKVFKTPSMNLNSWFIRPFVSNYYNFDESLLSSDDLYVITLNVEGSDEIAKEVSKFLEDNNLNMEISAKWSRGIFIGPKNVSKSHTLNILCSMLGYEIDKNLIAFGDSSNDYEMLRDAYYGVAMERANEWIKGVANDIALDCEYDGAYLKLKELKLI; this comes from the coding sequence ATGAAACAATTAAAAGACTTAATCAAAATTGCTGCTTTCGATGTGGATGGTACAATTTTACCGAATGGAACTACACAATTTTCAACTAATACTAGAAAGATTTTCCCATTACTAAAAATGAATGGAATTACTACAGTTATTTCTTCAGCTAGAGAATTTGCTACTATAGGAGATTTTTTAGACCAACTTGCTCCGGTTGATTATTTCATTGGAGCAAATGGAGCTTTTATTTTTGATAATAATAAAAAAGAGTTTGTTTATAAAAATACTTTAAAACGTGATGAAGTGATTAAAGTTTATAATGCATTTAAGGATAAAGTAGCAGCATTTGCTGTAACCGACTTTGACAAAGTGTTTAAAACTCCAAGTATGAATTTAAATTCATGATTTATTCGTCCTTTTGTTTCAAATTATTACAACTTTGATGAATCACTTTTAAGTAGTGATGATTTATATGTTATTACACTTAATGTTGAAGGTTCAGATGAAATTGCTAAAGAAGTTTCTAAGTTTTTAGAAGACAATAATTTAAATATGGAAATTTCAGCTAAATGATCTAGAGGAATTTTTATTGGACCTAAAAATGTTTCAAAAAGTCATACTTTAAATATTTTATGTTCAATGCTTGGATATGAAATTGATAAAAACCTTATTGCCTTTGGCGATAGCTCAAATGATTATGAAATGTTAAGAGATGCTTACTATGGTGTAGCTATGGAAAGAGCAAATGAATGAATTAAAGGTGTAGCTAATGATATTGCACTTGATTGTGAATATGATGGAGCTTACTTAAAACTTAAGGAACTTAAGTTAATTTAA
- the truB gene encoding tRNA pseudouridine(55) synthase TruB yields MFYKFNKPSGVFANKTVRSLQKELNASKIGHTGILDPLAEGLMLVATDFETKMLQYIDDKNKTYIAKALFGKSSDTYDIDGEIITHNEEKITLEELNDAIAYMKTTTSQIPPIFSAKKINGKKAYDYARNNEEVTLREQKIKIFKYDLLEFNYEKQVATLEIMVSEGTYIRSILVDTAAYVNKHCLMSYLKRTQVGNIALDNLPVGKYEAVSIESLINFEIVNLDEFSYKYLKNGNEFKLHKPDGYYLINNPKINLICAIGEVKNNVFHPKKVALERIEKWNN; encoded by the coding sequence ATGTTTTACAAATTTAATAAACCATCAGGAGTATTTGCTAATAAAACTGTACGCAGTTTGCAGAAAGAATTAAATGCTTCAAAAATAGGTCACACCGGAATTCTTGATCCTTTAGCAGAAGGTTTAATGCTAGTAGCAACTGATTTTGAAACTAAAATGCTGCAATATATTGATGATAAAAATAAAACTTATATTGCTAAAGCTTTATTTGGGAAATCTTCAGATACATATGATATCGATGGAGAAATCATAACTCATAACGAAGAAAAAATAACTTTAGAGGAGCTCAATGATGCAATAGCATATATGAAAACTACCACAAGTCAAATTCCACCTATTTTTAGTGCTAAAAAGATTAATGGTAAAAAAGCTTATGATTATGCTAGAAATAATGAAGAAGTAACATTAAGAGAACAAAAAATTAAAATATTTAAATATGATTTACTTGAGTTTAATTATGAAAAGCAAGTAGCAACATTAGAAATTATGGTTTCAGAAGGAACTTATATTCGTAGCATTTTAGTTGATACTGCAGCTTATGTTAATAAACATTGTCTTATGTCTTATTTAAAAAGAACTCAAGTAGGTAATATTGCTTTAGATAACTTACCTGTAGGCAAATATGAAGCAGTTTCAATAGAATCTTTAATTAATTTTGAAATAGTTAATTTAGATGAATTTTCTTATAAATATTTAAAAAATGGAAATGAATTTAAATTACATAAACCTGATGGATATTATTTAATTAATAATCCAAAAATAAATTTAATTTGCGCAATTGGTGAGGTGAAAAATAATGTCTTTCACCCTAAAAAAGTCGCTTTAGAAAGGATAGAAAAATGAAACAATTAA